TGCTTAACTTCACAAgttaactttttcttattttgtatcctgatgaGGCATTTCTTACTAGAATCCCATAagtgaaatataatatttttcaaagttgatatcatttaaaaatttttggtcgttttaaatgtctttattgaCTTTAAATTCATTGCCTCTACATTATTCATTAGTTCTTCTTTTCCTAAAACTTTTTACTTGTTAAAATAGTCTGCTGCATGTAATATGTGCTTTTACTATTtgatatttcttctatttttcttttgaaaccgGTGTTCTTATTGGTTTGCCATCCTTGTTCATtacaactgttttttgtttgtttgtttgttttttggtttgtttgttttttttttttttgagacggagtctcgctctgtcgcccaggctggagtgcagtggcgcgatctcagctcactgcaacctccgcctcccaggttcaagcgattctcctgcctcagcctccagagtatctgggactacagttgcatgtcaccacgttcggctaatttttgtattttcagtagagacgggtttcatcatggtggccaggatggtctatctcttgacctcgtgatccaccccactcagcctcccaaattgctgggatttacaggcatgagccaccgcacccagcctacaataattttcttaaactttaccttttattttaaagttctagTTTCCCGGCATTGATAGTTCCCTATTTGAAATATAATGTTTCTCTTGTAAGTGATATGATAAATAAACCCCTAATTAGCCTTAGAAGAAAAACCACTGCAAGATATTAAGCGTGTGTAAATGGGCTTTAgtctggaaaccaaaaaaaaaaaaaaaatttagtcattCTATAGGatcatgtgaaaatatttaatttgctcCTTTTAATTCTGTATAAACAAATCAGAGGTTCCTGAGGTTCCTGTTAAATTTTTAATGGCTAATAGCCCAGTGCCATCCAGTTGAAAAAACAACAGCAATCACAAAGTAGAGGTTTATATTGTGCGGCTTTTATATTCAGCTATTAGAGTGTTATTGGTAGTGTCTAGCCTTTTCCTCCACGACATTCCTTGACTTAATCCATTTGGGCCTATTATAGACAAAATAGAGCTTCTTTCTAGATATAAGGTCTTTGaggcagggctcagtggctcattcctgtaatcccagcactttgggaggccaaggcgggcagatcaccttaggtcacgagtttgagaccagcctgaccaacgttaagtaaccccgtctttactaaaaatacaaaattagccaggcatggtggcacatgcttgtaatcccagctactcgggaggctgaggcaggagaatcgcttgaacccaggaggtggaagttgctttgagccgagattgcaccattgtactccagcctgggcaataagagcaaaactccatcaaaataaaataaaataaaatataaaataacttaaaaagaacTTTGAataaaattctatgaaaaaaGACACTAGAATgctgttcttaattttaatagtgTTAAGATAGGTGTTAGTGTGGTCTGTTCTTTACCTCCCTTTATTTGGTGCAGAGAAGTTAGATCCTGCTAAATTTCAATTAAGAGGGGACCTTAAAATAAGGATCAATCTCTTATTTAACCCTGTAAGTTACTTTAAAGctaatacaagaaaaacaaagacaagtgaaagtaaggaaacagaaattgcaaagagtaaatgaaagaaaaaaactttcaagTGGTCGGAATTGAAAGGCACTGGAAAACGTTTCAGGTTCTACCCATCTGAGTTTATTTATGCATGTCCTAATACAGGCAGTATTTATTGCTTGTCTGATTTGTCACTCACAGATGATTAGGACATAGTTCCTATCCTTAAGTAGCCCACACATTGAAGAAGAAATAGATTTGCATGAATTAAGAAGCAATAATATTTGCAGGGCAATCATAGTTGTATACACAAGTTTTTATGAGAGAATAGAGGAGGGACAGCTTAAATGCATTATACAAGATTACAGAGTGATGATTCTCCTTAATCAGTGTGATGAGATTTTGAAGTTTGTTGAGGAAGGTGtgaaacatattttctttgtctgttttggtgTTCTTATCCCGATGTTTCTGGAAAAGTAAAATCTCCTGTTACTTTGGTGATCCCAGATGTCAGCAACATTTTCCCTTTGATTCTTGACATTGTGTGAGAGTTGTGTCTGAGATGAAAGGACTAGTAGAGAGCTAAATTTAGCACAGTGAGGTGGACAGAGTTATTGCTAGAAACATATTTTCAAGTGttgaatttttaacttttcccAAAAAGAATTGAAGAATCTCAACAATGTGACTATTTCTCTGTCTCAACATTAATTTTTACAAGACAAacgaaaataaacatgaaaaatttaaatgaggCACTAAAGGAAATTGTCTGAATACACACACCCAAATGGGTACAACTACTGAAATCTGGTGGAGGCCACACGGTGGCGCTGCAGGCTAAAGAGACGGTTTGGGAATTGCTCTGAGGATGCTATGCAAGTCACTAATAAAGGAAGACACGGACAGATGAACTTAAAAGAGAAGCTTTAGCTGCCAAAGATTGGGAAAGGGAAAGGACAAAAAAGACCCCTGGGCTACACGGCGTAGGTGCAGGGTTTCCTACTGCTGTTCTTTTATGCTGGGAGCTGTGGCTGTAACCAACTAGGAAATAACGTATGCAGCAGCTATGGCTGTCAGAGAGTTGTGCTTCCCAAGACAAAGGCAagtcctgtttctttttcttttttggggagtGTCCTTGGCAGGTTCTGGGTTTGGACGTTATTCGGTGActgaggaaacagagaaaggatCCTTTGTGGTCAATCTGGCAAAGGATCTGGGACTAGCAGAGGGGGAGCTGGCTGCAAGGGGAACCAGGGTGGTTTCCGATGATAACAAACAATACCTGCTCCTGGATTCACATACCGGGAATTTGCTCACAAATGAGAAACTGGACCGAGAGAAGCTGTGTGGCCCTAAAGAGCCCTGTATGCtgtatttccaaattttaatGGATGATCCCTTTCAGATTTACCGGGCTGAGCTGAGAGTCAGGGATATAAATGATCACGCGCCAGTATTTCAGGACAAAGAAACAGTcttaaaaatatcagaaaatacagCTGAAGGGACAGCATTTAGACTAGAAAGAGCACAGGATCCAGATGGAGGACTTAACGGTATCCAAAACTACACGATCAGCCCCAACTCTTTTTTCCATATTAACATTAGTGGCGGTGATGAAGGCATGATATATCCAGAGCTAGTGTTGGACAAAGCACTGGATCGGGAGGAGCAGGGAGAGCTCAGCTTAACCCTCACAGCGCTGGATGGTGGGTCTCCATCCAGGTCTGGGACCTCTACTGTACGCATCGTTGTCTTGGACGTCAATGACAATGCCCCACAGTTTGCCCAGGCTCTGTATGAGACCCAGGCTCCAGAAAACAGCCCCATTGGGTTCCTTATTGTTAAGGTATGGGCAGAAGATGTAGACTCTGGAGTCAACGCGGAAGTATCCTATTCATTTTTTGATGCCTCAGAAAATATTCGAACAACCTTTCAAATCAATCCTTTTTCTGGGGAAATCTTTCTCAGAGAATTGCTTGATTATGAGTTAGTAAattcttacaaaataaatatacaggcAATGGACGGTGGAGGCCTTTCTGCAAGATGTAGGGTTTTAGTGGAAGTATTGGACACCAATGACAATCCCCCTGAACTGATCGTATCATCATTTTCCAACTCTGTTGCTGAGAATTCTCCTGAGACGCCGCTGGCTGTTTTTAAGATTAATGACAGAGACTctggagaaaatggaaagatggtTTGCTACATTCAAGAGAATCTGCCATTCCTACTAAAACCTTCTGTGGAGAATTTTTACATCCTAATTACAGAAGGCGCGCTGGACAGAGAGATCAGAGCCGAGTACAACATCACTATCACCGTCACTGACTTGGGGACACCCAGGCTGAAAACCGAGCACAACATAACGGTCCTGGTCTCCGACGTCAATGACAACGCCCCCGCCTTCACCCAAACCTCCTACACCCTGTTCGTCCGCGAGAACAACAGCCCCGCCCTGCACATCGGCAGCGTCAGCGCCACAGACAGAGACTCGGGCACCAACGCCCAGGTCACCTACTCGCTGCTGCCGCCCCAAGACCCGCACCTGCCCCTCGCCTCCCTGGTCTCCATCAACGCGGACAACGGCCACCTGTTCGCCCTCAGGTCGCTGGACTACGAGGCCCTGCAGGCTTTCGAGTTCCGCGTGGGCGCCACAGACCGCGGCTCCCCCGCGCTGAGCAGAGAGGCGCTGGTGCGCGTGCTGGTGCTGGACGCCAACGACAACTCGCCCTTCGTGCTGTACCCGCTGCAGAACGGCTCCGCGCCCTGCACCGAGCTGGTGCCCCGGGCGGCCGAGCCGGGCTACCTGGTGACCAAGGTGGTGGCGGTGGACGGCGACTCGGGCCAGAACGCCTGGCTGTCGTACCAGCTGCTCAAGGCCACGGAGCCCGGGCTGTTCGGTGTGTGGGCGCACAATGGGGAGGTGCGCACCGCCAGGCTGCTGAGCGAGCGCGACGCAGCCAAGCACAGGCTCGTGGTGCTTGTCAAGGACAATGGCGAGCCTCCTCGCTCGGCCACCGCCACGCTGCACTTGCTCCTGGTGGACGGCTTCTCCCAGCCCTACCTGCCTCTCCCGGAGGCGGCCCCGGCCCAGGCCCAGGCCGAGGCCGACTTGCTCACCGTCTACCTGGTGGTGGCGTTGGCCTCGGTGTCTTCGCTCTTCCTCCTCTCGGTGCTCCTGTTCGTGGCGGTGCGGCTGTGCAGGAGGAGCAGGGCGGCCTCGGTGGGTCGCTGCTCGGTGCCCGAGGGTCCTTTTCCAGGGCATCTGGTGGACGTGAGGGGCGCTGAGACCCTGTCCCAGAGCTACCAGTATGAGGTGTGTCTGACGGGAGGCCCCGGGACCAGTGAGTTCAAGTTCTTGAAACCAGTTATTTCGGATATTCAGGCACAGGGCCCTGGGAGGAAGGGTGAAGAAAATTCCACCTTCCGAAATAGCTTTGGATTTAATATTCAGTAAAGTCTGTTTTTAGTTTCATATACTTTTGGTGTGTTACATAGCCATGTTTCTATTAGTTTACTTTTAAATCTCAAATTTAAGTTATTATGCAACTTCAAGCATTATTTTCAAGTAGTATACCCCTGTGGTTTTACAATGTTTCATCATTTTTTTGCATTAATAACAACTGGGTTTAATTTaatgagtatttttttctaaatgatagTGTTAAGGTTTTAATTCTTTCCAACTGCCCAAGGAATTAATTACTATTATATCTCATTACAGAAATCTGAGGTTTTGATTCATTTCAGAGCTTGCATCTCATGATTCTAATCACTTCTGTCTATAGTGTACTTGCTCTATTTAAGAAGGCATATCtacatttccaaactcattctaacATTCTATATATTCGTGTTTGAAAACCATGTCATTTATTTCTACatcatgtatttaaaaagaaatatttctctaCTACTATGCTCatgacaaaatgaaacaaagcataTTGTGAGCAATACTGAACATCAATAATACCCTTAGTTtatatacttattattttatctttaagcaTGCTACTTTTACTTGGCcaatattttcttatgttaaCTTTTGCTGATGTATAAAACAGACTATGCcttataattgaaataaaattataatctgcctgaaaatgaataaaaataaaacattttgaaatgtgtGGTTGAGATTGCTGGAGATATTCATTTATATgttgcaaatttattttaaataccaaATTTTTAATAAGCAAGAGGAACTAAAGGTTAGAATGAAAAACAAGTTTCATCAGTTtttttatattactatatataaaatatatactatatataactaacattttatagttttttaagtTAGCTGTTCTGCCAGTCCCTTACCACAGTGTGGTTTCTTCTTGAATTGAtctcaatatttataaataatatgtttataataCTATATCTTGATATTGTTTTGTATTTGAACCATTTCTTTCTATAATAGAAAAGCATTTTAGCTTTATTTCCAAACTAACAAACATATGCAAACATTGCAAattctttttctcctattctcCAATATAGATGTCACAGTTTCTTAGTTAAATTAGTGGTTATTATCTATATTGTTACATGCTTCAGAATATGCATTTGTATACTGTACTAGAATTACATTTCCATACTTGAAAAGTATGGTTCCTAGAGTTCGTAATTGTTATTTCATACTTGCATTATTTTCTATGTACCTCTATTGTTTTTTTCCATATCTTTCATTTGAATgtattttctccttaaaaatattCCAATTTTTAAGATACTCTGTCAATGACATTTATTTTCAGGAGCTCTTTCATCGTGAGTTTCCTGTTTCATTTAGACTGGTTAATCTATAGACTGTTACCCTGGGACTTTTTCCCTTCAATACTTTCCTGTATGAGTCTACTTTTCCAAGGTCCAGTATACTCTTTTTTCTAGTTTACTCTCTTATTCAGCTGGCACGCATCTCTCAAGACCTTCATATAAACGAATgcagaagagatttttaaaaaattgtctcctTACATTGTGAagacatcttttttgtttgttttcatttgcttgatAGTTTGACTGGGTATAAAATTctagtttgaaaataattttccctcaAATTTTGAAAGCTGAAGCTGTCTCTTTTACTCATTGCATGTCGAGTTTCTTCAGAAGACTGACTTGATTTTGATTCCATCTCTCTTTGTGTCCTTCTCTCTTACCTCCTTTCCTGGAAGCATTGAAAAACTTTTTCCTGGTAATCTGAAAAGACCTTAATAcaggcattttatttattaatctgGCCATGCAGGCATACCCTGTTAACATATAGACTCTTACTGTAAGTTCTGAGAAattttcttgttatgttttagtaaTAATTTATCCATTGAGTTTTCTACAGTCTCACTTTAACCAGAATCTCATTAAATATTGCACCTCCTGTGTTGATTTTCTGAGActctaaattataatttttttcttcttttccatctctTGTTCTACTTATTAgacaatttatttaatcatccAATCTCcatatttaagtttttctttttggatagcaaatatttatttttaagagctcTTGGTTTTTCATAACATCCTATTACAAATTTGCAAATGTAAATCTTCTTTCATCTATAATTAatctatttattctttaaaaatgcattatataGTAAGAGTtattattatacctattttaAACTTGCAAGTGAATCAAAGGGAAGTTAAGAATTTGCCTAAGGCTATATAGCTAGTAAGGGGCACTTAAGCCCTAAGCTATTCTTTGTCTTCCAGGTATAAATACGTACTTGATAGGGTTACTGTTAACATCAACTAGGTAAATCCATATGAGGCACTAGAATAATGAACTTAGAATAAG
The genomic region above belongs to Homo sapiens chromosome 5, GRCh38.p14 Primary Assembly and contains:
- the PCDHB10 gene encoding protocadherin beta-10 precursor translates to MAVRELCFPRQRQVLFLFLFWGVSLAGSGFGRYSVTEETEKGSFVVNLAKDLGLAEGELAARGTRVVSDDNKQYLLLDSHTGNLLTNEKLDREKLCGPKEPCMLYFQILMDDPFQIYRAELRVRDINDHAPVFQDKETVLKISENTAEGTAFRLERAQDPDGGLNGIQNYTISPNSFFHINISGGDEGMIYPELVLDKALDREEQGELSLTLTALDGGSPSRSGTSTVRIVVLDVNDNAPQFAQALYETQAPENSPIGFLIVKVWAEDVDSGVNAEVSYSFFDASENIRTTFQINPFSGEIFLRELLDYELVNSYKINIQAMDGGGLSARCRVLVEVLDTNDNPPELIVSSFSNSVAENSPETPLAVFKINDRDSGENGKMVCYIQENLPFLLKPSVENFYILITEGALDREIRAEYNITITVTDLGTPRLKTEHNITVLVSDVNDNAPAFTQTSYTLFVRENNSPALHIGSVSATDRDSGTNAQVTYSLLPPQDPHLPLASLVSINADNGHLFALRSLDYEALQAFEFRVGATDRGSPALSREALVRVLVLDANDNSPFVLYPLQNGSAPCTELVPRAAEPGYLVTKVVAVDGDSGQNAWLSYQLLKATEPGLFGVWAHNGEVRTARLLSERDAAKHRLVVLVKDNGEPPRSATATLHLLLVDGFSQPYLPLPEAAPAQAQAEADLLTVYLVVALASVSSLFLLSVLLFVAVRLCRRSRAASVGRCSVPEGPFPGHLVDVRGAETLSQSYQYEVCLTGGPGTSEFKFLKPVISDIQAQGPGRKGEENSTFRNSFGFNIQ